In a genomic window of Zingiber officinale cultivar Zhangliang chromosome 9B, Zo_v1.1, whole genome shotgun sequence:
- the LOC122022271 gene encoding DNA-directed RNA polymerases I, II, and III subunit RPABC5: MIIPVRCFTCGKVIGNKWDTYLDLLQADYTEGDALDAVGLVRYCCRRMLMTHVDLIEKLLNYNTLEKTETS; this comes from the exons ATGATCATCCCGGTGCGCTGCTTCACTTGCGGCAAG GTGATTGGGAACAAATGGGATACGTATCTAGATCTTCTGCAGGCGGATTACACTGAAGG AGATGCTCTGGATGCTGTGGGCTTGGTTCGCTATTGCTGTAGGAGAATGCTCATGACCCATGTTGATCTCATCGAAAAGCTACTCAACTACAACA CTCTGGAGAAGACGGAGACAAGCTAA